The proteins below are encoded in one region of Fulvia fulva chromosome 9, complete sequence:
- a CDS encoding Histone H3 codes for MARTKQTARKSTGGKAPRKQLASKAARKSAPSTGGVKKPHRYKPGTVALREIRRYQKSTELLIRKLPFQRLVREIAQDFKSDLRFQSSAIGALQESVEAYLVSLFEDTNLCAIHAKRVTIQSKDIQLARRLRGERS; via the exons ATGGCCCGTACCAAGCAGACAGCCC GCAAGTCCACTGGTGGCAAGGCCCCACGTAAGCAGCTCGCCTCCAAGGCTGCTCGCAAGTCCGCACCATCTACCGGTGGTGTCAAGAAGCCACACAGATACAAGCCAG GTACCGTCGCTCTCCGTGAGATCCGTCGCTACCAGAAGTCGACCGAGCTCTTGATCCGCAAGCTTCCTTTCCAGCGTCTCGTCCGTGAGATCGCCCAGGACTTCAAGAGCGACCTCCGCTTCCAGAGCTCCGCCATCGGTGCTCTTCAAGAGTCCGTCGAGGCCTACCTCGTCTCGCTCTTCGAGGACACCAACCTCTGCGCCATCCACGCCAAGCGTGTCACCATCCAGAGCAAGGACATCCAGCTCGCACGCCGCCTCCGTGGTGAGCGCTCGTAA
- a CDS encoding Histone H4 yields MTGRGKGGKGLGKGGAKRHRKILRDNIQGITKPAIRRLARRGGVKRISAMIYEETRGVLKTFLEGVIRDAVTYTEHAKRKTVTSLDVVYALKRQGRTLYGFGG; encoded by the exons ATGACTGGAC GCGGCAAGGGTGGCAAGGGTCTCGGCAAGGGTGGTGCCAAGCGTCACCGCAAGATCTTGCGTGACAACATCCAGGGTATCACCAAGCCAGCTATCCGACGTCTCGCACGTCGTGGTGGTGTCAAGCGTATCTCTGCCA TGATCTACGAAGAGACCCGTGGTGTCCTCAAGACCTTCCTCGAGGGTGTTATCCGCGACGCCGTCACATACACCGAGCACGCCAAGCGCAAGACTGTCACCTCCCTCGACGTTGTCTACGCACTCAAGCGACAAGGCCGCACCCTCTACGGTTTCGGTGGCTAA
- a CDS encoding Beta-glucuronidase, with translation MMHNLLLGLTLLAAEAAIAQQIISVASSVPAGASKSVDKSFPGLTFEVSSFYNYAIADGKPNTFSQNLINDIFSRTGGTPILRVGGTSGDHGHFDANQKESVNFPATIRGPAFDKPYLALGPSYFEAYKSFPNAKFLFMVPHEQVYLGEQPISNTIEWARHGLAVIGDRLDALEIGNEPDFYPRITHQKYIDSSLKIQAALQKEFPKLLTGKPIFQTIDKAWNPLSPWPISAFSKMNTTGAIKQVAYHFYPHGFSPLTPSILQRRIANHTHLVASMTFIAEKVRFWNAQNRPKRILMDEVASTMAWGEGHNNLITALWSVDYQLHCAAIGVARVHHQQIVRPGFNMWQPVPSKFAPPQVRANFYAMPFVADFLGKNPSRVNAIPLKGSDTLAAYSAWEGGRIKRIAVVNLKVWNKGQGQGARGFVNFKIENLGAVRSARVNYLTSPDGGKAEDSLTWSGLQWTYESNGKGVRVKNDEKIVAVKDGVMNVAVEASSAVIIEF, from the coding sequence ATGATGCATAATCTACTACTTGGTCTGACATTACTGGCAGCTGAAGCTGCCATAGCTCAGCAAATAATCTCTGTCGCATCGTCCGTACCAGCAGGCGCCTCAAAGTCAGTCGACAAGTCTTTCCCAGGCCTAACCTTCGAGGTCTCCTCCTTCTACAACTATGCCATCGCAGACGGCAAGCCCAACACCTTCTCCCAAAACCTGATCAACGACATCTTCTCCCGCACAGGCGGGACCCCCATCCTCCGTGTCGGCGGCACATCAGGCGACCATGGCCACTTCGACGCCAACCAAAAGGAGTCCGTCAACTTCCCAGCAACAATCAGAGGCCCAGCCTTCGACAAGCCCTACCTTGCCTTAGGCCCCTCCTACTTCGAAGCCTACAAGAGCTTCCCAAATGCCAAATTCCTCTTCATGGTGCCGCACGAACAAGTCTACCTCGGCGAACAACCCATCAGCAACACCATCGAATGGGCCCGTCACGGCCTCGCAGTCATCGGCGACCGTCTCGACGCTCTTGAGATAGGCAACGAGCCCGACTTCTACCCCCGCATCACACACCAAAAATACATCGACTCCTCCCTCAAAATTCAGGCCGCCTTACAAAAGGAGTTCCCAAAGTTACTAACCGGCAAACCCATCTTCCAAACCATCGACAAAGCCTGGAACCCCCTCAGCCCCTGGCCCATCTCCGCCTTCTCCAAAATGAACACGACGGGAGCCATCAAACAAGTAGCCTACCACTTCTACCCCCACGGCTTCAGCCCCCTGACCCCCTCCATCCTCCAACGCCGCATCGCAAACCACACCCACCTCGTCGCATCCATGACCTTCATCGCCGAGAAAGTGCGCTTCTGGAACGCCCAAAACCGCCCCAAGCGTATCCTCATGGACGAAGTCGCCTCCACCATGGCCTGGGGCGAGGGCCACAATAACCTAATCACCGCCCTCTGGAGCGTGGATTACCAACTCCACTGCGCGGCGATTGGGGTGGCGAGGGTCCATCATCAGCAGATCGTGCGGCCGGGTTTCAACATGTGGCAGCCGGTGCCGTCGAAGTTTGCGCCGCCCCAGGTACGGGCGAATTTCTATGCGATGCCATTTGTGGCAGACTTCCTAGGCAAGAATCCTTCAAGGGTGAATGCGATTCCGTTGAAGGGGAGTGATACGCTGGCGGCGTATTCTGCGTGGGAGGGGGGCAGGATTAAGAGGATTGCGGTTGTGAATTTGAAGGTGTGGAATAAGGGGCAGGGGCAGGGTGCGAGGGGGTTTGTGAATTTTAAGATTGAGAATTTGGGGGCGGTTAGGAGTGCGAGGGTGAATTATTTGACTTCGCCGGATGGGGGGAAGGCGGAGGATTCGTTGACGTGGAGTGGGTTGCAGTGGACGTATGAGAGTAATGGGAAGGGGGTGCGGGTGAAGAATGATGAGAAGATTGTTGCTGTGAAGGATGGGGTGATGAATGTGGCGGTGGAGGCTAGTAGTGCTGTTATTATTGAGTTTTGA